Genomic segment of Vulpes vulpes isolate BD-2025 chromosome 16, VulVul3, whole genome shotgun sequence:
gaaaatggaTAAACTATACAGTGCTAGAAAAGGTTGGATAGTATTAAAGATGGTTCTAATAAATATGCTAATTATTATTACAGTATATTTACCTAAAGTGACTCTCCACCACTTAATTTGAAATTGACTGCTTAccacttcccctccttcctccccaccccccaggtaaACTTCTCAAGAGCAGTAACTACGTGTTATTCATTTTTGCCTCTTAAGACTgtttctggggcccctgggtggctcagggcgtgaccccggggtcctgggatcgagtcccacatcaggctccccacagggagcctgcttctccctctgcctgtgtctctgcctctctttctatgtctctcataaatgaataaataaaatcttttttaaaaaagattgtttttggcacatagtaggtaatCAATAAAcgttttttgaatgaataaataaaggacaaTTTCAGAGGAATTTTGAAGGTTCCCATGTAGGTTGAGAGGAGTCTATGGAGGGAAAAGCCATTCACAATACCTGCTTCAACCACATGGTCCATGGTGGGGAACCTTTTGTACACAGCGGTGCTCACAGAGCGGAAGATGAGCAGAGACGTGAGGTTGACGTAGCGCATCAGGGTCCTTCTGAGCAGACGCCCATGCTCGTCCCTCCCATGAACACTGCTGGAGATGAGAAACATCAGCCTGTCGGGCCAGGGCAGATTCACAAACTGGTTCCACCACCGGTTCACTACCAGAGTCACATAAAACCCTGTAAAATAACACAAAGCTGTAAAGCAATTTCTTACAGCAGTTGTTGTTGACACTGATGCTTTTAGCAGAATTTCAGCCTTTTTTTAGGGACTGGGGTGTAAAAATATGTTGTTATccgtatcttatgatttttgccctccaaataaataaataaataaataaggattttGTGCCTGGCAATGCCATAGCACCCAGTAAGTGGGTGTTAGGGGTCAAATAGTGACAGCAGAAATGGACAGTTAGTGAAGAGAAAGCTTGATTGTCCAATAGCAAATTATTACCTCAAACTGGTTTGGTGTTAATTTAGCGAAAGCAGCCCTGAAGGCAAGCCTTGTGGATGATTCTGGTTCTATTGCAAGCAGTGGCTTTTCAGGCATGCCTCTCAGCTTGGAAACACTCCCATGCAGAGTCATCGGTGTCATCCTAATGGAGACAACTGTGTGGCTGCATTCTGCGTGTGACCTATACTTACCAAGCACAAAGGTTACTGGAATTTGTTCAGCATATCTGTCACAGTAAATtgataatttttcaaagtaaCGTTTTTGGGCTCCTGTAAGTAACAATCtggagcaaaaataaaatgcacagccCTTTATGATATTATACTTCTGCACCTGCTTTGCAAGTGATATTCAGTGCAAACAATTAAGCACaaataattgtaaattttttttaaggagcaaTAATGTATATTTCTACCTAAGCTGATGTATCTCAAAAGCTTTTTAATTGCTGAATGTTTCAAGTACCAATGTTTTTAGGACATGAATGTTATTGGCCATTAGACAGTGGGgtttattaacttttattcttaaatacttaatattttaaacttttatatgaTGAATGCATTGGATTTAGAGCAAAATACCTCATTAAAGAGTCCAACTTTCCAGTATTCATCaggtaggtttaaaaaaaaagtgtcttaagTGAATTACAGTTATTAAGTTAATTACTAAATAATAACCCCAAATTTGGCATTTTGATCTTGCTTTCCCCTGAATTAGCATATTCTTGATTATATGTGTTATACTTCAAGGGATGGTTATAACTATTTTAAAGCCTACCAttgcttaaaatataaaataatagatgtAACAACTAGAGGTAAGcatttttattgctatatttgGTGGGTTTGtatttgtataatataaatataaacatttatattacaGATCTGACCAAAACCCATTGTCTGGCATTGTTAGACATAAATTCATTTAATGAAACTATTATCAATATTGATGTTACAGGGAGAGGATTCGGAGTCAGAAGAAATATCTCAAGGCAGGTTAATGGTAATGGTCAAGATCTAGAGAGAGGAGCAACACAGATGAGTTTGcattaaagaaagagaacagCTGTTCCAGGGGAGGAAGAAATCCCTTGGAAATCTGTTATAACCTGTCAAAGGCCTGAGTCAGTAAAACTTTGGTAAAGGGAGCGGAGGGATAAGGGGTAACAGGGCACCGCCAGTCAGGTTGCAGATGAAGAGCTGGTGCTGACAAAGACTTTGGGGTGCAGGGTGGGCTTGCGGTTCCTGCCTCAGCTTTGGAGGAGGCGTCAGGAATTCTGAAGTCAGGAGCTGGTTGCACAGGCCTTGCAAGGTCAGGCCAATGACAAGTCACAGCCAGAGCAGTTTTGGATACTCAACTAGAAATGGTCAAAGAGGATTTAAATGTGGAAAGCACAGACCATAAGGTCAGACAAAGCCAGATCTGGATCCCAGATCTTCCACTTAACAGATGTGGACTTGGGACGTACGTTTAaatatctctgagcctcagttttctcttttgtaaatggGGCTAATAATACCTATGTGTTATGAATGTTACAAGGATTatagaatttattatatataaaaccacTTCACATGTGGCATCACAATTAATCGATAATAAAGTTGTTGCCATTATTAATGATCggccaaaggaaaaaatactgaGCTAATAGTTACATAGAAAGTTTACAAGCTTAGAAAGTACTAGAATGATGATTTTTTCAAActcaactgaaaataaaaagagatataaTCAAAGTAATGAAATCTGGCTTGGTCTTAGGATTTTTGCTAAGTATAATTATTTGCttataagagaattttaaaagttaggaTCATTGGTACACATGAGAATGACACTATGTCCATATTTTTCTACAGCTATATTTGGCTTTCTTGAGACATTCAGCCTATAGTTCTTGGTATACCTTCAACCAGGATTAAGTAtctattttaacaagatttttatagttggactttaaaaaaaatgaagaatgacttGCACAACCGATCATTGTTACAAATGTAAGCACTCTTcagtctttagaaaaaatatatgcgCACAATTTTGTGGGGTATAAATAAGATAGTGGAGCAAAAGTTGAGGCCCCACGAGCATTTCTGGCTACGGTGCAGCTGCTCTAAGTGCTATTCTATCCTAAGCAGCGGTAGCAGCAATAAACTCAcattagtaaaaataaactaatgagaCAATTATTCTGAAACGTCACGTGTCTTCTGCCATTTCATATTCTGAAGGATTAAGTGGCACAGAAATAAATTGTCAAAATGATATTGCATTTACAAGACACATCTGAAAAATTACTAGGGGTTCGTAAATAAAACTTTCCCTTTACAGATATTTTGATATGCAGCAAAATAGCTGTTCCTATTCTACTTTTGATAATTATCAGCTGGCCAGATTACTACCCTCTTCCTCAGAAGGAGTCCTGGTGCTGCAAAGAAGAAGGTAGGTAAGAGCAATGAGAACACAAATTTGTTCATCTGTATGCAGGAAAGAACAAACTGAAGTTCATAGAAAAGGTGGAAATACAGCCTCAAAAACCtttagctttttaaagttttaacttCCCCCAAAGTAGAAATATATGCAatcagttttaataaaaaaaaaaaaaaactcataaagcTGCTCTTTTGTACTATGTATCAAATTTTATTAAGACTATAATTTTAGGCATGAAAGTATTTCTTGAACAtgattttgttcaaattttctgttaatCTGACAGGCATAGTTTGTGATGTTATAACGAATAAACATCTTGTGAATATAACATGCCCCGAACTCAgaagatataaacaaaataaattaggtTTCAGGCCTTTATTCAGTTGAGGTTTTGGCAAGATTGGCAGGCGCCATCCAGGATAAGATCTTGTCATTTcaggcaaaaggaaggaaaattgcCTGATATACATCGTTCAGGAGCATGTGAATTATGCAGGTAGTTGCTATAAGCTGTCAAATTGCACATTGAAGTGATCAGTGACATAGCTGGGAGAGGCACGGATGGAAGGTTATTTGTCTGTGGCCTTTGTAATTCAAAATCATCCCTGAGCGAGGATTTAAGTATCAATCTTCCTTTTTACGCCTCTAGCAAAGTTCTGGCAGCGTGACCAAGCCTCATCGTGGTCCATTAACGTGGGGCTAGAATGAGAGCCACCGGGATATGATAGTCAGAGTCCACTTCACATCCCAAGCACGGCTAGGTGTGGATTAGAATACCTTGTCCTGGGTTGAAGGTAAGAGAGGATCATGCAAAGGAGGAGGTTACATAATGCAAAAGTGAGCAGCAACCAAAGACTTGGATTTTTGAGACTGTATTCTTACATGATATTTGATGGCCAGATAAGGAGACATGCAAAGGAAGGTACCTGTACACCAAACTTATGGCCGTGTAAAAAACAGCAAAGACAATAAATTCCCTGTACAGTAGTTTGTAGATGCTCCCTCTCCACTTGAGGAGTAACCTATGAAATCCAAAAAAAGTCGCATTTGCTACTTTACTGGAGTACGTGACAGTCATCTTGGGGagcttttttttctagaagagcAAGAAGACAAAACACAAGTAAAAAGCAATGTGTAAGACTGAGCGTAAGTCTATGTGTCAAAGAAACCCAAGCCACTAACCAGTTAGCCACCTCCTcattctgcctttctctgtttaAGCAATTTAGGATTTGAAGATAAGCACCATCTCCACGCGAAATCTTTTAgtagaaaagaggaggaaagtaGCCTCTGGGAAGAGTGATATTAGAACTTGCCTTAATGTCTAcatattattttcaggttttgtaGTCATCACTCCGTAACATTTGAATGGATAAGTATGATACAGGAACTGTATGTGTGGCATCACCTGTCATGTATTTTCTTAACGCGTGGGAAGATTGAGGGTATCGATATGCTTTATTAGTGGACATTTTCCAAACACTAACCAAACGTAACTGCTTGGGTCTTTATTTGCTCAAGTATGTAAAGAAGTATTTGTTTCACCCTTAAATTTCCTCAGGGGGGACTTAATGGCTCTCTTCTTAGAAATCAGGAGATATTGTTGGAAAGAATCAAGCCTCTTGTGGGAATTTAATTCCTGGGTCCCCTGGCGGCTTTAGTTGGATGTAGGTATCTCTGTGGTGGAGCTTCACCTGCCCGGTTAGCACTTTGTACACTTTTTGAAAAGTAGGGCCACAGTGGTGCACTTGCCCCCTGAACAGTCGTGTACAAAATACTTAGGGGAGGGGAGGTTCACTTTCTGTTTGGAGCTGACCAAAATGTGGCCATTATTTAGGGCTCTTTCTACTTGGGTCTGGTCCCTAGATGTGAGTCGGATGAGAACTGGACCCCAATGCCTCGCTCCAGGGAGTTCCCTGCAATTCCATTGCTTTTCAACAAGACAGCAAACATTCAGGTTCTGAGATGGCCCTGAACTAACCTTCGCTTGAAAGTCCTGCACCGCTGCTCTCTAACGTGGAGCATAGACAGACAATGAAAGTTCTTTGCAATCTTTTTTGTTTCCAAAGGATCTATAAGGAGTCTTACCGAGCTGCTTAGATGGAAATTATGGAGGTTTTCAGTGGAATTGGGCTAGACAGAGGAACCAGATCCTCTAGCATGTTTCTTACATGGAGTAGCCTGCCACGCACATTTTATCTAAACAAGAAAATTTCCTGTCTTTATTCAGAGGTGGGAAAACAATCCAATTCTAATTCGCCTAGTTTCCCTAGAGAAATAAGACGCTGGCACCATATACTCACAAACTTAAGACTTCAACGTCACGGATTTTAGTAAAGAAGCCGGGGCCTGTTGGCATGAGTAAGTGGCATTACGAGAGAACGGgaaaccagtttcatttttccatcTTTACCTTGTCTGTCTGTCTAATGTGAGTGCAGCCAGATTTGGGGAAGAGGGACATTAGAAATGAAGCCCACTTCATAACTTGCTCTCCTGGGCAGCACCGTTTTAGGTAACAGTCCTCAACTCTCTGCAACGGGTCGCCCCGCTATTCAGCCTGAAGAAAAGTTAAGGTCACATAGAGCAGAGGTCAGAGTGAGAATGCATAGGGTACACTCCTTGTGCACTAACCTATTTCTTGGGTTGGGAGGCTCCGgcaggaaagaaaatcttcaCATTTCAGGCTCCCCCTGAAGAggtgccttcagctcggggttgCGCTCGGCTTCACGCTTGGCTCACGCACGGTCAGATTTGCTTTCCTTCCCTGGCCACCGAGAAGGCCCAGAGCGTGACAAGCACAGGAGTTCAACGTCTTTCCGCTTGTGAAGGCCTGTTTATGCCAATTTGCCCACTGATGACAGTTATAGCTGGGAACAAACAGAAGCAACAGCTGCTGATGTAGCTTTTCTCTACTCTATAATTATAACTCCACCTGCCGCCCCAAGTACCCCTTTGAATGAGAAGTCGGAGGTGACGTGAAGGAGGTTGGGCCCTTGAAgtctgttattttcattttgatttgaccctgggatccagggacaAGGatccatttttcccccaaagtgtTCCTTCTGAAGAGGCTTCACTGGCCAAAAAGGGGCATCAGGACAGTCTGTGTGTGCTCACGATGAAGAGTGAGTTGTTGTGAGGCCATAAACTGGGGTAGGGGAGAATATAAACGAGATTGTCACTCGTTTGAAAGGGAATTGAGAATGTGACCagcatgctgtgtgtgtgtgcgtgtgcgtgcgtgcgtgcgtgtgcataTTTTAGAAGAGCatagaaaataattatgtgtGATGGCTTAGCCAGTGGAAAATAACACACGGATTCATCACACATTTGTTATCCTTCCATGGTGAgctcagaaatttttttaataattcaaaacGACTTCCATAGTTTCTGTCTTCAAAGAGAGAGTTCATTGGCATTCGTTAAGTAATGAAGTAAATCACTTCAGGGCCAATTTAGGGCCTTTGCAACCCTCTCAAGTAGTGTGTGCACCAAGCATTGCAACTGCAGCTTACCTGAAATGACtacaaaaaacatatttttgtgagAAAAGAATTAAATGCTTATtctaaaattgagaaatatacATTCAaaagggttttgttgttgttgttgctgttttttacaGAATTTTAGGTTTTCTATGCATTTGCCTGGTTTCTTTATCAAACTGTAAGTACCCCAAAGCAAAGACAGAGGGTGGGTGTCTGATTTCGTGACCCCATTCCTGTTCATAGTTCCAGAATGAAGCCCTGTGTATAATGGATATTCAATATGCATCTGTTGCTTGGTTATCATCTTACCTGTCACTGTGATGCTTCCCTCAGTACATTTGGGGAGAatttgtgaaaattttaaaagcacatataTAATGCTGCCCCTTTTACATTTGGTTGCCATGACGAGTGGTTGGAGAGACCCGATGTTGCATTTATAAGGGTTTGCAAGACTGACCAATGTTATAGAGTTTGAGCGAATCTAAGTTCAAGTGCTtgtgagacagagacatgggaggTGTTTTGGAAAATTTTGTGTCTCCTACTGGACGCGTGGAGGCCTGATTCCCAGCAGCATGACTGTGTGGCCAGCTCGGTGGGGCCCTGTTGGCTGGTCTCACTTTTAAGCACACTTGATGATGTTCATGTTTCCCATCAGGCTGTTTTGAGGAATGACTAATTCATGGTCGAGATCGCATTCTAAATGCAAGTTAGTCACTAATGATTGGACTCAATGAAAAAACTCTCCTTATTGAGCTCTGAGTGTGGTGCTATTTTTAATATGTCCCAAAGATGCCTTTAAGAAATCAACTCATTAGAAGGGACAAGTCACTGTAGCTTATTTCAAAACATCCAACAAATACCAAATTGTGCAGTTAACTGTTCACATGACTTTTTGAAAAAAGCTTTAAAGTTTCTTGTTTACAATGGATATTTTTCCAGATTCTGAAAGTAACATATGTttattaaaagaacaaagaagaaaaagcaaaacagcaTATGAAGAACAGAGTCCTACTGTATCATGCCACCCTAGAGGAATGATAATCATTTGGCATAAAGTTCATCTTTCTAGActtttgtagaaaatattttaattcctatAATTAATAGCAAACAATATGACAgacatctctctctgtgtgtatatatatatgaacaagctatatatatatatatatatatatatgtacacacaccagacatattttctttttttttttcaagattttatttatttatgagagacacacaggaagaggcagagacacaggcagagggagaagcaggctccttgcagtgagtatggtgcaggactcgatcccagaaccccggggatcaagacctgagccgaaggcagatgctcaaccactgagacaccccaGGTGCCTCCAGACATATTTTCTTTTCGCAGCAAACATCAGGTTATGTGATCCTGACCACTCTGACTTCCAATGACCCTGATAAACACACTTGTCTTTGACTCCAGTAAAGATCCAGTGATGGGAAAATTCATCGAAAAGAACAACTGGTCATTTCAAAGTGATAAGAATACGAATATTTATCCATAGGTATCAGGATAAATCACCCGTTGTTCCTCAAGAGCAAACAAGAACAAATTGAGGTAGCCACCGCCCCTTCCTCGAGAAGAACCAGCTATTTAAAAAGTcccacattcattttatttattttatttttttattttctaaagattttatttatttattcatagagacacccagagagagaggcagagacacaggcagagggagaagcaggcaccatgcagagcctgacatgggactccacccagggtctccaggatcacaccctgggttgcaggcggtgctaaaccgctgagccaccagggctgcccccacatTCATTTTAAACTCTTCTACTTATTTCATTGATAGGAGAAATCTTTGCCAAATTTCTTTTGAGTGCTTGTTTGAACATGGTCATGCGCACGCGCAACTTCGCATTCAAATATTCAAACACCAGAAGTTGTGTTTTGGAGAATTGGATTCTGACTCTAAGACTTTTGGacgttatttttaaatttattcttgatttttttaaaagcctttattcacttgagagagagagcagaggggaggggtagagggagagggagagggagaggcaagctcccagctgagcagggagcccaacctcaggctctgatcctgggaccctggaatcatgacccaagccgaaggcagacacttaaccaactaggccacccagatgccccactttTAGACATTCttaaatgaggaagaagagatcAGTAACGTTTTTGAACAGGAAAGGGGCTTGAAAAAACCCTGTGTTGCAGAAAGGTGAGTCTGTGAGCGGAGTGCAAGGGATTTGAGCAGACAAGGACTGTAGGAGGGGAACCAGGCTGGAGTTCTTAGGGCTGTTCTGGTATGAactggggtggtgggggagtgCAATGCAGAGGAAGGATGGTGAGAGAAAGCCCAGAGGAAAACTGCCACCTGGAGGGAGAAAAGGGAGCAGAGGCCGTGGGGAGCTTGGGGAGCGCAAGGAGGAGGGTAGAGAAGTCTGATAGGACGCAGGCTTCGGCCTTTGGGCCCATTTGCTTATGAAGAACTACAGAATAGGATTTCAAATTTGTTCAAGTGACACGGTTCTCTGTAGGGCACCAAGTAACTCTGATATCTGATCTTGCAAATAAGAAcagtttatcaggaaaaaaaaaatgggtgcaAAGTAAAACCACAAGTAGGAGCCCATGTGCCCATAAAAGGTCAAGTTGTTGAATTATGTATGATAAGCTAATCCTCAGTTTTTCTGTTAATAAGTCTGTTACTGATGTTTCCCACACGTACTCATTTTGCTCTGTGCTGGATCTCTCTCAAAAGACAGTACTCAGTGCCAGAGCCCAAGAAAAATTCATAGAGTGAACTTTCAATTGAGAACATTcattgatgcattttttttccccacagcagAGTACCTTGGTTCAGTTGGTCTGAGAACCACGCACAGTGCTATTTTTTTCCCAACAGATAATCTTTCATGGGCTCAGAGGGACTGTAAACTTCTTGAGAACTGCTTTactctttcttgtttctcttcccCTATTTACTGGTTGCCATGAAGCGTGCAACTGCAGCCTAGCAAGCAGCTGATTGGGACAAGGCACGTGTCAGTCCAGATGTATGGAGGTTTCGATACACGTAATTGGCCATAGGACTCTGCTAAACATCAAACCAAATTCGGGTTAATTAATTAGTTTCTTTTTGACTTCAGGGGAGAAATAGAGAACTGCCAGGATTAGAAAGACTATTGGATTTTATTACAGACGAAGCTCTAAGCTCCTAAGAGACTGGATATTTGAGGAGTCATCATTACTTTCTTTACACTGAGCAATTGCCAACTCAGCAAAACAGAAATGCTTTAGTTCAGATTCTGAAGGTTATCTTTTTCTAATGGAAGGTGCAGCAACTTTGTTCTATTTTAGGGATGGAAGCTTAGAGTCTAGAGAATTATTACAATGGTGTTTAAAGTGTATCCTGTGCTTTCTAATCAATGGTATTGCTTAAATGGGTGGTACCACTTAGCTCAGGTACATTCTCGAgcgctaaagaaaaaaaaaccccacaacacaGAACATTAAGAAACAGTTTAGTTTTATACGAAA
This window contains:
- the BEST3 gene encoding bestrophin-3 isoform X1 → MFLISSSVHGRDEHGRLLRRTLMRYVNLTSLLIFRSVSTAVYKRFPTMDHVVEAERTGNKPILPASSEIQSF